From Pedobacter indicus, a single genomic window includes:
- a CDS encoding ADP-ribosyltransferase-containing protein: MGNTGEVQQINKVVYHGTNAEFDQFDLTKRGTNTGYPNTIHGLFFTEKVENASLFGKRIIKAIIVIEKAIDLTIHGIFSKKNQAPVIWEILTGEVLSEEDALTQLDENISLGEIADLYDALYSEESHQMLREAGYDGIISSLGNDELEYVVFDIFQICQIY; encoded by the coding sequence AGATCAATAAAGTAGTTTACCATGGAACAAATGCGGAATTCGATCAATTTGACCTAACTAAGAGAGGTACTAATACCGGATACCCGAATACAATACACGGATTATTCTTTACGGAGAAGGTAGAGAATGCATCGTTATTTGGCAAGAGGATTATCAAGGCAATAATTGTTATAGAAAAAGCGATTGATTTAACCATACACGGGATTTTTTCAAAAAAAAATCAAGCACCAGTCATTTGGGAAATTCTTACCGGTGAGGTTCTTTCCGAGGAAGACGCCTTAACTCAACTAGACGAGAATATATCCCTTGGAGAAATAGCAGACTTATACGATGCCTTATATTCCGAAGAAAGCCATCAAATGTTAAGAGAGGCTGGTTATGACGGTATAATTTCTTCCTTGGGTAACGATGAGTTAGAGTACGTTGTTTTTGATATTTTTCAAATATGCCAGATATACTAA
- a CDS encoding nucleotidyltransferase family protein, giving the protein MAAGEGKRLRPLTNRIPKALIKVRGKSLISQSIIQLTESVENIIITTGYKGEDLVEHVYNLGANIIIKTLGKGNAWWIFNSLMKSVDEPVLVLPCDNITKLNLDFIFNCYIKSGAPPCMLVPVRPLDNIEGDYIKGEIGTVRKLSRAEVTSIYCSGIQVLNPSSINNLIEPCEDFNDLWKALIAIQKLKYSDVYPEAWYSINNEVQLQGYLDSRFLSYDNI; this is encoded by the coding sequence ATGGCTGCTGGTGAAGGCAAAAGACTACGTCCATTAACCAATAGAATACCTAAAGCTCTAATTAAGGTAAGAGGAAAGTCCTTGATATCTCAGAGTATTATTCAGTTGACAGAAAGCGTTGAAAACATAATAATAACTACTGGCTATAAAGGCGAAGATTTGGTAGAACATGTTTATAACCTTGGCGCAAATATCATTATCAAAACTTTAGGGAAGGGAAATGCTTGGTGGATATTTAACAGCTTAATGAAATCTGTTGATGAACCTGTTCTTGTTTTACCGTGCGATAATATAACTAAATTAAATTTGGATTTTATTTTCAATTGTTATATAAAAAGCGGGGCACCTCCGTGCATGTTAGTCCCTGTTCGTCCCTTAGACAATATTGAAGGTGATTATATAAAAGGTGAAATTGGAACAGTGAGGAAGCTCTCCAGGGCTGAAGTTACTTCGATATATTGTTCGGGAATACAAGTATTAAACCCTTCTTCTATAAATAATCTTATTGAGCCTTGCGAAGATTTCAACGATTTATGGAAAGCCTTGATAGCGATACAGAAACTTAAGTATTCTGATGTCTATCCAGAGGCTTGGTATTCAATTAATAACGAAGTCCAATTACAAGGTTATCTAGATAGTAGATTTTTGAGTTATGATAATATTTAA
- a CDS encoding LicD family protein, which translates to MIIFNLQLPEKVLFDKKNSNISSVVESNIENIQSKHKNGELKVDNNWHKIQYGFGISQSEIDIFQTHYYAWKQFLKSNENMCLIIQENLVLSEMFYEGYSEWEQLPTDWDVFFPYNPYQKNNSEPEDNNRPCLLNPNIREIDEHDSHFMGIDWGGAIYFLNRSGAEKLIKTELIKQCVQDEIVMQTMYGTLNLYYENVEWFSYKECAKLHIIDRESNILSEVLNYNTWQAKDEVLLKDILSTLSTISSNKNIDLVLQGGTLLGHIRHGRKMPWDDDIDLGIEEKNLDLFLEEVKKSGLFVDIFLENHTETFYYKIWSQNGRKIQGYPYTFPFIDIWLFNYDGNNIKFKNGIICPNSALKPLIKVEFEGSGFSIPYNSIECLDARYKDWKSKIRIYPWSHQEEKPINYCLNANIEVDAHGRIK; encoded by the coding sequence ATGATAATATTTAACCTACAATTACCTGAAAAAGTATTATTTGATAAGAAAAATTCAAATATTTCCTCTGTGGTTGAATCTAATATTGAAAACATACAAAGTAAGCATAAAAACGGTGAATTAAAAGTCGACAATAATTGGCATAAAATACAATATGGTTTCGGCATATCTCAATCAGAAATTGACATCTTCCAAACTCATTACTATGCTTGGAAACAATTTTTAAAAAGTAATGAAAATATGTGCCTAATCATACAGGAAAATTTGGTCCTTTCTGAGATGTTTTATGAAGGATATAGCGAATGGGAGCAGCTTCCTACTGACTGGGATGTTTTCTTTCCGTATAATCCTTATCAAAAAAACAACTCAGAACCAGAAGACAATAATAGACCTTGTTTGCTAAATCCAAATATAAGGGAAATCGACGAACATGATAGTCATTTTATGGGTATTGATTGGGGAGGAGCTATTTATTTTTTGAATCGATCGGGAGCTGAGAAGCTAATAAAAACTGAATTGATTAAACAATGTGTTCAAGATGAAATCGTCATGCAAACCATGTATGGAACATTAAATTTATATTATGAGAATGTCGAGTGGTTTAGTTATAAAGAATGTGCGAAATTGCACATTATAGACAGAGAATCTAACATTCTTTCTGAGGTCCTGAACTACAATACATGGCAAGCAAAAGATGAAGTGTTGTTAAAAGATATTTTAAGCACGTTAAGTACAATTTCATCCAATAAAAATATAGACTTGGTACTTCAAGGGGGCACTCTTTTGGGACACATTCGTCACGGTCGAAAGATGCCTTGGGACGATGATATAGATCTTGGTATAGAAGAAAAAAATCTTGACTTGTTTTTAGAGGAGGTAAAGAAATCAGGACTATTTGTGGATATTTTCCTGGAAAATCACACGGAGACATTTTACTATAAAATCTGGAGTCAGAATGGTCGAAAAATCCAAGGTTATCCATATACATTTCCTTTTATAGATATATGGCTGTTCAACTATGACGGTAATAACATTAAATTTAAAAACGGAATAATATGCCCAAATTCTGCATTGAAGCCCTTGATAAAAGTGGAATTTGAAGGCTCAGGGTTTTCAATCCCGTATAATTCGATTGAATGTTTGGATGCCCGTTATAAAGATTGGAAGTCAAAAATAAGAATCTATCCTTGGAGCCATCAGGAAGAGAAACCTATAAATTATTGTTTGAATGCTAATATAGAAGTAGATGCACACGGAAGAATAAAGTAA